TCTTGTAAATTTTCTTTTTCAAGTCTTTTCTTAGTTGATTTTAAGGCTTCTTCCTGAACATCAAAACTATATACATATCCATTTTCTCCGACTTTTTCAGCCAGATACTTTGTATCATATCCATTTCCCATTGTAGCATCTACTACAATATCGCCTTCTTTTATAACTTGATCTAGGTAAAGTTTATTTATATCCGTAACCTTTGTTAAATATTTTGCTTTTTTCATAAAACACCTCTATTTAAGACCTTTTAGGTATTGTATTTCTTCATCCGTTAAATGTCTGTACTTTCCAATTTCCGTTTCTTTTAAAGTAATTTTACCCATGGCTACTCTTCTAAGTCTCATAACTGGATGATTTATAACTCTGCACATTTTTCTAACTTGTCTATTTCTGCCTTCATGTATTTTTATTTGACATATAGCATAATTTTTTTCTTCATCTTTTTTAACTATTTTTATTTTAGCTGGTGCTGTTTTATAGTCTTCTATATAAAGTCCAGATTCAAACTCATTCATTTGTTCTGATGTTGGTATTCCTTTTACTATTGCCATATATGTCTTATCTACTTCATGTTTAGGGTGAGTTAAAGTATATGTTAAATCACCATCATTAGTAAGTATTAATAATCCACTAGTCTCATAGTCTAGTCTTCCTATTGGATATATTCTTTCTTTTATATCTTTTACTAAATCAAGTACACTAGGTCTATCAAATTGGTCTTTTACAGTTGTTATATAACCTTCTGGTTTATTTAAAACTATATAAACTTTTTTTTCATCTAGCCCTATTTGTTCATTATCTATTTCTACGATATCATTATTTTCATCTACGCTAAATGATAACTCTTCTACAGTTTCACCATTAACTTTTACTCTTCCTTGTAATATTATTTCTTCTGCTTTTCTTCTTGATGCCACTCCACAAGAAGCTATGTATTTGTTAATTCTCATACTGCACCTTCTCTATTTTCTTATTTTTATTACATTATTATATCATAATACATCTATACTAAAAACAAAACACTAAATTTTTTAATACATCTACTATATTTGAATAGATTTTAATATATTTAGTTTTTGTAGTTACTAATTATTTATTTAAATTTATATATTATTTTTTAGTTATTTGTTTCTATGAAATGTGTTTGATTAAATAAAATACTAAAAATCTACACATAATAATATTTCAGTACACTTTATTTTACTAAAATTTTATTACATACTTTAATTGATTTACTTTTTATAATGTTAAAATTTGATTTTATGCGAATTTTTACATATATATTTGGAGATATTATTGAAGAAATTTTAATAAGTTAATAAAGGAGAATTTTATGATTTCCAAAGAAAATATTAAATATTATGTACTTATAGGCTTTATATCTATAATAATTTATAAAGTAATAGATTCTCCTTCTAGGCTACTTTCTAATATAGGAGGATTAGTTAAACTTTTAAGTCCTTTTTTAATAGGAATTTTGCTTGCACTTTTGATTGATCCTTTAGTCAAATATATAGAAAATAAGTTTAATTTACATAGAGTGTTAAATATCCTCATATCTTATGTAATTATTTTTATTTCTTTATTATTAATGGGTAAAATTTTTATTCCATCTATTATAAATACCTTAAATACTTTAATTAAAGAAATCCCTCATTATATAAGTATGATAGAAGATTTTTTAAATAATCATATTAAGCAAACAGATATACTAGAAGTTTTAATACCTCATATACAAAATAATATAAATTTGATACTTAAGGAAATGATTAATATTTTTTCTAAGACATCCTCAGATATAATTGTTTATTTATTTAGTTTAACATCATTAATTTTTAATATTTCTATGGGTGTCATATTATCTATATACATGCTATACGATAAAGAAAATATAGCTAAGGGGTTTAAAAACTTACTATACTGTATTACTACAAAAAATAAAGCTAATAATACAGTTAACTTCTTTATTATGTGCCATGATATTTTTTACCATTATATAATAGGAAGAGTATTAGATTCAGCAATTATAGGAGTACTTGCTTTTCTTGGGTTTAAGTTTCTTTTAAGAATAGATAATGTGTTATTTTTATCTTTTATAGTTTTTTTAACTAATATAATTCCTTACTTTGGTCCTTTTATAGGAGCTATTCCTCCTGTTGCTATGGCTCTCACTCAAGGTCCTGTAAAAGCATTTTGGGTAATAGTGTTTATATTTGTTCTTCAACAATTAGATGGTAATTTAATAGGCCCTAAAGTTATGGGAGATCAGGTAGGACTTAGTCCTCTTTGGATAATATCAGCTGTACTTCTCGGTGGGTCACTATTTGGTATAATAGGAGTATTTCTATCTGTACCTATAGCTGCTGTTTTAAAATCTTGCATTGACAAATATATTCAAAATCATCTATATATAAAGGGTTCTAAGTGAAAAATTCACTACGTTTTATATCACAAATAATTTCGTTCATTGATTAAAATGCCTATATAAAGATATAGGCATTTTTGATTAAATTATTGAGCAACTGTTTGTTCAACTGGTGGAGAAACTACTATACCTGGATTTTCCAATTCATTAGTACCTTGATTTGGTTCCTGTGGTTTATTAGCTTCTTCTTCTACTTTCTTTTTAGCTTCTACCTCTTCTTGTTTTTTCTTTTGTGCTAAGTATGCTAAATGCTTTTCTTTTTCTATTGAAGCTTGTGCTTCTATTCTATCTTGATCTTTACTAGATACTTCTTTGGCATTTTGCTTTCTTTCTTCTCTTGCCTTTAAGTACTTTTCATTGGCTTTAACCAACTCTTTTTTCTTAGCAGCTGCCTCAGTTTTTATAGTTGACGATCCGTTTTTTATTTCTTCTATTGCTTCAAGCTCTTTTATAGCTTTATTATAATTTCCTTCTTTTTCGTACTCTAATACATTTTCCATTTTAGTAGCTTGCATATACATTGCTCTTGCATGTTCATCTGAACTATCCATTTCTAAGGCATCCGATAAAAAATCTCTTGCTTTTTCATAATCGTGTGCTTCTAATGCTTCTTTTCCATCATGAACGGTTGTATTTTCTTTTAACCCAGAACATCCAACCATTACTATAGATAATAATGATACCAATAAGACTATTTTTAATTTCATCAAATCCCTCCTTATTATTTAAGATAATTTTATCATAAATATGGTTTATTTAGGTAAAAATATCGAATTTAGTTTATTTATTTTTTATTATTTTTTAATATTTTTTGTATTTTTTTAGCGATTATTCAGTAAAAAATAAATAAAAAAGGAAACTTTTTTATTTAGGCAGTTTAAAGTTCTAATGATATCAAATCTTTATATGTTTGCCTTTTGCAAATTAATTTTGCTTTTCCGTTCTCTATAAATACAACTGCTGGCTTAGGTATTTTATTATCAGTCATACCACCATCTACACTTACATATGTTCTTATATCCTTTATATCTTTTATAGATACTATTGTATATAACGTACTTCCTGCATTTGCAACAATAGATCTACCTGGCTCTATAATTAATATAGGTTTATTTATTTTAAGTTTTTGGCAAGCTCTTTCTGGTCTATTTATTATAGACTCACAAAATTCTTTTATAGTTTTGGGGCTATCATACTTGGTATAATAAACACCTATACCGCCGCCTAAATCTATTTCTTTTATTTCTATATTAAAATTTTCTATTATTTTCTTTACTAAATTCATCATTATATCTACTGCATCCATATATGAATCAATCTCAAATATTTGATATCCTATATGTGCATGTAGTCCTATCAAACTTATATTTTTATAATCCCTTATTTTTCCTAAAGCTTCATATAAATATCCATTAGCCAGTGCAAAACCAAACTTTGAATCAATCTGTCCGGTTTTTATATATTCATGTGTATGTGCTTCTATGCCCGGAGTTATTCTAAAATAAATATTTTGTGTTATATCATGTCTTTTACAGATTTTTTCTTTAACTTTAAAGTAATTTACATACTCTCTACAATTTTGTCTTATAAGTTTCTCATCAAATACATAAAGTGGTGTTGAATATTTTTTTGCTATTTTTTCACATTTTACACCACCTATATATAAGTTTCTATTTTTTACTGACATAGTTCCATGTAATTTCATAAATACCCTCCTGTATTAGTATAAAGTATACAGCCATTTTGAGGTTTTCAGCAATAATTTACTATAATCAAAAACGTCCAAAGGAATACTTTGGACGTTTTATTTAACTCAAAGTAAACCTTGTAGCTCAACACTTTTAATAAGTGACAGCCTTGCACATATTTTGTACAAAGCCAGAGAATTTATTTGCCAATTAACACTCTTCGGCTACGATTCCTTTCCTTAGTTATCAACACTTGCCAGCTACTACTAAGTACTCTTAATCTAAGCACCTCTACCCTAGGCTTTTTTATTTAATTAATTAATTAATATAGTTTTAACACCCTTTTCTTAATTTTGCAACTATTTTTTATTTTTCCAAAACTTCTAATTTTTTTGCTACTATATTAGTAGTACTAGCCTGTATCAATAACGTTACTATAATAGTCATAAATACAGCTGATGATATAATTTCATATCCCTCTACTTTCGTTGATACTATTATTCCAGATAAAGCTGCTGGTATAACACCAGTTTCTCTTACCCACATCATAAATAACTTTTCATTTTTGCTCCAATTAGTTTTTTTATCAAATGCAGTACAAATTAAAACTACTATAGGTCTAGCTATGAACATTAAAACTAATACTACAATTATTGACCCCATACCAAACTTTAACAATGAATTTAGATTAAGATGCGTTCCAAGTACTATGAATATTGACATTCTTGCTATTGTTGCTATATTTTCTCTAAAATGTACTCCTGATATATAATCTTCATCCGGAACCCAGAATCCAAATCTTTTTTTGTTTCCATATACAAGACCTGCAATAAATACTGCCATATATCCACTTCCACCAAATCTTTCTGATATTTCATAAGCAAAAACAACTACCGTAATTGATATTATAGGTGCATAACCATGGAATATTCCATATTTTTTGTCTGATGAAATTCCGACAGCTATCAATGCTATGCCTATTCCAACTAATAATCCTATTAATATCATAAATACTAGCTCTAGTGATGTTGCTAATATTCCTACTTTCTCTGCCATAGTTAATCCAGTAAGTATTGATGTAAATAAAATTGCACCAAATGCATCATTAAATGCAGATTCACTTATTACAGTCTGTTTTAATTTATTTTTTATAGGAACTGTTTTAAATACAGGTATAAGTGCCGCTGGATCTGTTGATGCTATAGTAGCTCCTAGTAAAAAACTCGGACCTATTCCTAAATTAAATACATAATGTGCTGTAAGTCCTATAATCCCTGCTGTTATAAAAACACCTAATGATGCTAGAAGCCCTACAGTTACTTTTACTTCATTTAATATTTTTAATTTTACTTCTCTTCCACCTTCATAAAGTATAAATGCTGACCCGAAAGTTAATATAATTTCGTTTACCGTTGGAAATGCTTCTATATTTACTAAATTTAAAAATGTAGGACCGAAAGCCACTCCTAATATTAAATAAATTACTACATCTGGAAGCTTTAGTTTCTGAGCAAACCATCCACCTATAACACCTATCGTTGCAATCGAAGCCATTATTAGTACTAATTCATTTGCACTAATTGCTGCTGTATTCATTTCTCCCATATAATCACCTCTTTTGCTAAATTTTTAGTGTCTTTAATTATTATCTGCAAATCATCAAAAAAAAACCTATTTATTAAAATAGGTTTTATATATATCTAAATAATTTACTTAAATTTAAATCTAAGAAATTTACTTCGTAATTTCCTCTAATTTCCTGTAATCCATCTATATTTTCAGATGTTACAACTAATATTTTAGGAATATCATAAAATGGTATTGTTGATTTATTTATTTTACATTCCATATCTTCATATTTTGATGATCTAAAATTTCCATCAAGATTTATATCTACTAATAATTGTTTCTGTTCATTATATTTATCTATATACTCTATAAATAAATCAAATTTTGAATCTGCTACAGATACATTTCTATAAAATCTTTTAATTTCATATCCACCTGAGCTTAGCTTTATAGCAACTTCTGAACCTATGACTGCTTTAACTAGTTCTTGTCCTTTATACATTTTACTTCCGTTTAAATAATATACATAAGTATTATCTTTGTACCCCGAATAATTTATATTACACGGATATTTTCTAAGAGTATATTCATTACACATTTTTCTTAGCGTTTTTTTGAAAGGCTTTCGTCCATATCGTTTTTTTGATCCAAAAACTTTTCCCACCTGAGTTTCCGTCATGCATCTTACTCTGCTAATTAGTATTAATATATCTCTTTCTATTCCTATCATTGCGTCTATTCTCCCTTGAAGTTATTATTTTGGCAAGTTATATTACCATTATATTAATTTGGGACAATAAAATTTACATATTTTAATCAATTTATTTTATTTTAAATTATAGATTTAATTTTAGCACACCTAATATCCTAAAATCATTTTAACTATTTTAATTAATAGTCTATGTTATAATTTATAAATACTTATAAAATGTAAAAAGTA
Above is a genomic segment from Romboutsia lituseburensis containing:
- a CDS encoding pseudouridine synthase, coding for MRINKYIASCGVASRRKAEEIILQGRVKVNGETVEELSFSVDENNDIVEIDNEQIGLDEKKVYIVLNKPEGYITTVKDQFDRPSVLDLVKDIKERIYPIGRLDYETSGLLILTNDGDLTYTLTHPKHEVDKTYMAIVKGIPTSEQMNEFESGLYIEDYKTAPAKIKIVKKDEEKNYAICQIKIHEGRNRQVRKMCRVINHPVMRLRRVAMGKITLKETEIGKYRHLTDEEIQYLKGLK
- a CDS encoding diaminopimelate decarboxylase family protein, translating into MKLHGTMSVKNRNLYIGGVKCEKIAKKYSTPLYVFDEKLIRQNCREYVNYFKVKEKICKRHDITQNIYFRITPGIEAHTHEYIKTGQIDSKFGFALANGYLYEALGKIRDYKNISLIGLHAHIGYQIFEIDSYMDAVDIMMNLVKKIIENFNIEIKEIDLGGGIGVYYTKYDSPKTIKEFCESIINRPERACQKLKINKPILIIEPGRSIVANAGSTLYTIVSIKDIKDIRTYVSVDGGMTDNKIPKPAVVFIENGKAKLICKRQTYKDLISLEL
- a CDS encoding tetratricopeptide repeat protein, which produces MKLKIVLLVSLLSIVMVGCSGLKENTTVHDGKEALEAHDYEKARDFLSDALEMDSSDEHARAMYMQATKMENVLEYEKEGNYNKAIKELEAIEEIKNGSSTIKTEAAAKKKELVKANEKYLKAREERKQNAKEVSSKDQDRIEAQASIEKEKHLAYLAQKKKQEEVEAKKKVEEEANKPQEPNQGTNELENPGIVVSPPVEQTVAQ
- a CDS encoding cation:proton antiporter, which codes for MGEMNTAAISANELVLIMASIATIGVIGGWFAQKLKLPDVVIYLILGVAFGPTFLNLVNIEAFPTVNEIILTFGSAFILYEGGREVKLKILNEVKVTVGLLASLGVFITAGIIGLTAHYVFNLGIGPSFLLGATIASTDPAALIPVFKTVPIKNKLKQTVISESAFNDAFGAILFTSILTGLTMAEKVGILATSLELVFMILIGLLVGIGIALIAVGISSDKKYGIFHGYAPIISITVVVFAYEISERFGGSGYMAVFIAGLVYGNKKRFGFWVPDEDYISGVHFRENIATIARMSIFIVLGTHLNLNSLLKFGMGSIIVVLVLMFIARPIVVLICTAFDKKTNWSKNEKLFMMWVRETGVIPAALSGIIVSTKVEGYEIISSAVFMTIIVTLLIQASTTNIVAKKLEVLEK
- a CDS encoding AI-2E family transporter is translated as MISKENIKYYVLIGFISIIIYKVIDSPSRLLSNIGGLVKLLSPFLIGILLALLIDPLVKYIENKFNLHRVLNILISYVIIFISLLLMGKIFIPSIINTLNTLIKEIPHYISMIEDFLNNHIKQTDILEVLIPHIQNNINLILKEMINIFSKTSSDIIVYLFSLTSLIFNISMGVILSIYMLYDKENIAKGFKNLLYCITTKNKANNTVNFFIMCHDIFYHYIIGRVLDSAIIGVLAFLGFKFLLRIDNVLFLSFIVFLTNIIPYFGPFIGAIPPVAMALTQGPVKAFWVIVFIFVLQQLDGNLIGPKVMGDQVGLSPLWIISAVLLGGSLFGIIGVFLSVPIAAVLKSCIDKYIQNHLYIKGSK